Proteins encoded within one genomic window of Kibdelosporangium phytohabitans:
- a CDS encoding AraC family transcriptional regulator has protein sequence MDVLSDVIAIMRTGRPRSTRISWRAPWGHRFPSTPGSAGFQVVLKGACWFVPTDGPPVELSAGDIVFLPKGHGYGLADSPVTPLAEPPCDPGGVLLYASAVVGGDGAEVVTLCGGYDLDPARTHPILRELPDVVHLPERLGHAPGLRAAVDMLTGEIERPGLGADTLVTSLLDVLQLYIFRAWFGRDADCTKAGWAAALADPAMCAALDAIHRDPARRWTVQSLAAEAGLSRAAFAQKFTRLVGRAPLTYLTWWRLALGASLLRERDVSIAQVAQRVGYGSEYAFGTAFKREYGMSPGRYHRQACPA, from the coding sequence GTGGACGTGCTCAGTGACGTCATCGCGATCATGCGCACCGGACGGCCGCGCTCCACCCGGATCTCGTGGCGCGCTCCCTGGGGCCACCGTTTTCCCTCGACACCGGGATCCGCCGGGTTCCAGGTGGTGCTGAAGGGAGCGTGCTGGTTCGTCCCCACCGACGGCCCGCCTGTCGAGCTGAGCGCGGGCGACATCGTGTTCCTGCCGAAGGGACACGGATACGGCCTCGCCGACAGCCCGGTCACACCACTGGCCGAGCCGCCGTGCGACCCGGGCGGGGTGCTGCTGTACGCGTCGGCAGTCGTCGGCGGTGACGGTGCCGAGGTGGTCACGTTGTGCGGCGGATACGACCTCGACCCGGCGCGGACCCACCCGATCCTGCGTGAGCTGCCGGACGTGGTCCACCTGCCCGAGCGGCTCGGTCACGCCCCCGGGTTGCGTGCCGCGGTCGACATGCTCACCGGCGAGATCGAGCGGCCAGGGCTCGGCGCGGACACGCTGGTGACGTCCCTGCTCGACGTGCTGCAGCTCTACATCTTCCGCGCGTGGTTCGGCCGTGACGCGGACTGCACGAAGGCCGGCTGGGCCGCCGCGCTCGCCGATCCGGCCATGTGCGCGGCGCTCGACGCCATCCACCGCGACCCGGCCCGGCGCTGGACCGTCCAGTCGCTCGCCGCGGAGGCCGGGTTGTCCCGTGCGGCGTTCGCCCAGAAGTTCACGAGACTCGTCGGCAGGGCGCCGCTGACCTACCTCACGTGGTGGCGGCTGGCGCTCGGCGCCAGCCTGTTGCGGGAGCGGGACGTGTCTATCGCGCAGGTGGCGCAGCGAGTGGGATACGGCTCGGAGTACGCGTTCGGCACCGCGTTCAAGCGGGAGTACGGCATGTCACCGGGCCGCTACCACCGTCAGGCATGCCCGGCCTGA
- a CDS encoding TetR/AcrR family transcriptional regulator — MTETTRTRRRGPQLEQAILDAAWAELSDVGYPALTIEAVAKRAGTSKPVIYRRWPSRAALVVAAWATRRPISEETPDLGSLRGDLLWLFTRIAMRMDAMMSQTIAGVMSEAFKHPEVQEFLRERMDSAPLSESLWTIVDNAVARGELSPVAIPRRVLQLPLNLLRSEAIMCGTPLTEETLSSIVDDIYIPILKGLAVR, encoded by the coding sequence GTGACGGAGACCACCCGGACGCGCCGCCGCGGCCCGCAGCTCGAACAGGCCATTCTGGACGCTGCCTGGGCCGAGCTGAGCGACGTCGGCTACCCAGCTCTCACCATAGAGGCCGTGGCAAAACGAGCAGGGACAAGCAAACCGGTCATATACCGCAGATGGCCCAGCCGCGCGGCGCTGGTCGTGGCCGCGTGGGCGACGCGGCGGCCGATCAGCGAGGAGACACCCGACCTCGGCTCGTTGCGCGGTGACCTGCTGTGGCTGTTCACCAGGATCGCGATGCGGATGGACGCGATGATGAGCCAGACCATCGCGGGCGTGATGTCCGAGGCCTTCAAACACCCGGAAGTGCAGGAGTTCCTGCGCGAACGGATGGACTCCGCGCCGCTGTCGGAATCCCTGTGGACCATCGTGGACAACGCCGTCGCCCGCGGCGAACTGTCCCCCGTCGCCATCCCGCGCCGCGTGCTGCAGCTACCGCTCAACCTGCTCCGCTCGGAGGCGATCATGTGCGGCACACCGCTGACGGAGGAGACGCTGTCCTCGATCGTGGACGACATCTACATCCCCATCCTGAAAGGCCTGGCGGTGCGGTGA
- a CDS encoding ABC transporter ATP-binding protein — protein MLNRLLVTYLRPYRGELTIVLVLQLVGTIASLLLPSLNADIIDNGVARGDNDYILMVGGWMLAVSLVQIACSIVAVKYGARMAMAFGRDVRAGIFHRVGEFSGREVAAFGAPSLITRTTNDVQQVQILVVMMATMFVTAPIMCVAGIVMALREDFGLSWLLLVCVPVLVISIGLIVSRMVPQFRFMQDRIDQVNRVLREQLTGIRVVRAFVREKAETQRFGDANDQLTDTARRVGRLQAMMFPTVMLILNVSSVAVLWFGSYRVDSGEMQIGALTAFLSYLVQILAAVMMATFISIMIPRAAVCAERIMEVIDTEPSVRPPTTPVTDLPARAEVVFDEVEFRYPGAADPVLRGVTLRAEAGKTTAIVGSTGSGKTTLINLIPRFIDVTAGRITVNGTDVRDLDPEVLRRRIGLVPQQAYLFTGTVRSNLRYGNPDATDEQLWTALEIAQARGFVEEMGGLDSTIAQGGTNVSGGQRQRLSIARALVREPEVYLFDDAFSALDLATDAALRAALRPRTERAAVIVVAQRVSTVLDADRIVVLENGEIVGSGTHRELMAACPTYVEIVESQLTPEQAA, from the coding sequence GTGCTGAACCGCTTGCTGGTCACCTACCTGCGGCCCTACCGCGGAGAGCTGACCATCGTGCTCGTGCTGCAGCTAGTCGGCACGATCGCGTCCCTGTTGCTGCCCAGCCTGAACGCCGACATCATCGACAACGGTGTGGCGCGCGGGGACAACGACTACATCCTGATGGTGGGCGGCTGGATGCTCGCCGTCTCACTCGTGCAGATCGCCTGCTCGATCGTGGCCGTCAAGTACGGCGCACGGATGGCGATGGCGTTCGGGCGTGACGTCCGCGCTGGCATCTTCCACCGCGTCGGCGAGTTCTCCGGCCGTGAAGTGGCCGCGTTCGGCGCGCCGTCGCTGATCACCCGCACCACCAACGACGTGCAGCAGGTGCAGATCCTCGTCGTCATGATGGCCACGATGTTCGTCACCGCGCCGATCATGTGCGTCGCCGGGATCGTGATGGCCCTGCGGGAGGACTTCGGGCTGTCCTGGCTGCTGCTGGTCTGCGTGCCGGTGCTGGTCATCTCGATCGGCCTGATCGTCTCCCGGATGGTGCCGCAGTTCCGGTTCATGCAGGACCGCATCGACCAGGTCAACCGGGTCCTGCGCGAGCAGCTGACCGGTATCCGCGTCGTGCGGGCGTTCGTCCGCGAGAAGGCCGAGACCCAGCGCTTCGGCGACGCGAACGACCAGCTCACCGACACCGCGCGGCGGGTCGGACGGCTGCAGGCGATGATGTTCCCGACCGTGATGCTGATCCTCAACGTCTCCAGCGTCGCGGTGCTGTGGTTCGGGTCGTACCGCGTCGACTCCGGCGAGATGCAGATCGGCGCGCTCACCGCGTTCCTGTCCTACCTGGTCCAGATCCTCGCCGCGGTCATGATGGCCACCTTCATCTCGATCATGATCCCGCGCGCCGCCGTCTGCGCCGAGCGGATCATGGAGGTGATCGACACCGAGCCGTCGGTCCGGCCGCCCACCACACCGGTCACCGACCTGCCCGCACGGGCCGAGGTCGTGTTCGACGAGGTGGAGTTCCGGTACCCCGGCGCCGCCGACCCGGTGCTGCGAGGTGTCACGCTCCGTGCCGAGGCGGGCAAGACGACCGCCATCGTCGGCAGCACCGGCTCCGGCAAGACCACGCTGATCAACCTGATCCCGAGGTTCATCGACGTCACCGCCGGCCGGATCACGGTCAACGGCACGGACGTGCGCGACCTGGATCCGGAGGTGCTGCGCCGCCGGATCGGCCTCGTGCCGCAGCAGGCGTACCTGTTCACCGGGACCGTGCGGTCCAACCTGCGGTACGGCAACCCGGACGCCACCGACGAACAGCTGTGGACGGCGCTGGAGATCGCACAGGCACGTGGTTTCGTCGAGGAGATGGGCGGGCTCGACTCGACCATCGCCCAAGGCGGCACCAACGTCTCCGGTGGCCAGCGCCAACGGTTGTCGATCGCCCGCGCGCTCGTGCGTGAGCCGGAGGTCTACCTGTTCGACGACGCGTTCTCCGCGCTGGACCTGGCGACCGACGCGGCACTGCGCGCGGCCTTGCGGCCGCGGACCGAACGGGCCGCGGTCATCGTCGTCGCCCAGCGAGTGTCCACTGTGCTCGACGCCGACCGGATCGTCGTGCTGGAGAACGGCGAGATCGTCGGCTCCGGTACGCACCGCGAACTGATGGCAGCCTGTCCGACCTACGTCGAGATCGTCGAGTCCCAGCTCACCCCGGAGCAGGCAGCATGA
- a CDS encoding ABC transporter ATP-binding protein, which translates to MSTPTTTKTRPAAGGGIGARFGAMQGPPSKADDFGASAKRLVGRMRPERVGLAVVVALGVLAVGFTVAGPKVLGHATDIIFNGVIAKMRGIPGAGIDFGALGGVLAWVLGLYLTASLFAWAQGRLLNDLVQRVIYRLREDVEAKLHRLPLRYFDGQPRGELLSRVTNDIDNISTTLQQTMSQLLTSLLTVVGVVIMMFTISPVLALIALLVIPASMLLTRAIGKRSQKLFIAQWKHTGALNAHIEESFTGHQLVKAFGRQQESEEEFRRRNEELYQAASGAQFVSGLIMPSMMFLSNLSYVIIAVVGGIRITSGTMTLGEVTAFIQYSRQFTQPITQIASMANLLQSGVASAERVFELLDADEQKPDPADASLPAERRGRVEFEKVSFSYKQDKPLIENLSLVAEPGQTVAIVGPTGAGKTTLVNLIMRFYELDAGRITLDGVDITHLKREDLRSQTGMVLQDTWLFGGTIRDNIAYGKPGATDEEVVAAARATYVDRFVRTLPDGYDTVIDDEGTNVSAGEKQLLTIARAFLASPSLLILDEATSSVDTRTESLVQHAMAALRSSRTSFVIAHRLSTIRDADLILVMESGRIVEQGTHEQLLEREGAYHRLYSAQFAAPVE; encoded by the coding sequence ATGAGTACTCCCACCACGACAAAGACACGACCGGCCGCGGGTGGCGGCATCGGCGCTCGCTTCGGCGCCATGCAGGGACCGCCCAGCAAGGCCGACGACTTCGGCGCCTCGGCGAAACGACTGGTGGGCCGGATGCGGCCGGAGCGCGTCGGCCTCGCTGTCGTGGTCGCGCTCGGCGTGCTCGCCGTCGGCTTCACCGTCGCCGGGCCGAAAGTCCTCGGGCACGCCACGGACATCATCTTCAACGGCGTCATCGCCAAGATGCGCGGCATCCCCGGCGCGGGTATCGACTTCGGCGCGCTGGGCGGCGTGCTGGCGTGGGTGCTGGGCCTGTACCTGACGGCGTCGCTGTTCGCCTGGGCGCAGGGCAGGCTGCTCAACGACCTCGTGCAACGCGTGATCTACCGGCTGCGTGAGGACGTCGAGGCCAAGCTGCACCGGCTCCCGTTGCGGTACTTCGACGGCCAGCCACGCGGCGAGCTTCTTTCCCGTGTCACCAACGACATCGACAACATCTCCACCACGCTGCAGCAGACGATGAGCCAGCTGCTGACGTCACTGCTGACCGTCGTCGGCGTGGTGATCATGATGTTCACGATCTCGCCCGTGCTCGCGTTGATCGCGTTGCTGGTCATCCCGGCGTCCATGCTGCTGACGAGGGCGATCGGCAAACGGTCGCAGAAGCTGTTCATCGCCCAGTGGAAGCACACCGGCGCGCTCAACGCGCACATCGAGGAGTCGTTCACCGGGCACCAGCTGGTGAAGGCGTTCGGCAGGCAGCAGGAGTCGGAGGAGGAGTTCCGGCGCCGCAACGAGGAGCTCTACCAGGCGGCGTCCGGCGCGCAGTTCGTCTCCGGCCTGATCATGCCGTCGATGATGTTCCTGTCGAACCTGAGCTACGTGATCATCGCGGTCGTCGGTGGTATCCGGATCACCTCGGGCACGATGACACTCGGCGAGGTCACGGCGTTCATCCAGTACTCGCGGCAGTTCACGCAGCCGATCACCCAGATCGCGTCGATGGCGAACCTGTTGCAGTCCGGTGTCGCCTCGGCCGAGCGGGTGTTCGAACTGCTCGACGCCGACGAGCAGAAGCCGGACCCGGCGGACGCGTCCCTGCCCGCGGAAAGGCGTGGCCGCGTGGAGTTCGAGAAGGTGTCGTTCTCCTACAAGCAGGACAAGCCGCTGATCGAGAACCTGTCGCTGGTCGCCGAACCGGGCCAGACAGTGGCCATCGTCGGGCCGACCGGCGCGGGCAAGACAACGCTCGTCAACCTGATCATGCGGTTCTACGAACTCGACGCGGGCCGGATCACGCTCGACGGCGTGGACATCACGCACCTGAAACGCGAGGACCTGCGATCCCAGACAGGCATGGTGTTGCAGGACACGTGGCTGTTCGGCGGCACGATCAGGGACAACATCGCCTACGGCAAGCCGGGCGCGACCGACGAGGAAGTCGTCGCGGCGGCCCGTGCCACGTACGTCGACCGCTTCGTCCGGACCTTGCCCGACGGCTACGACACGGTCATCGACGACGAGGGCACGAACGTGTCGGCGGGCGAGAAGCAGCTGCTCACGATCGCGCGCGCGTTCCTGGCCAGCCCGTCGCTGCTGATCCTCGACGAGGCGACCAGTTCGGTGGACACCAGGACGGAATCGTTGGTGCAGCACGCGATGGCCGCGCTGCGGTCGTCACGCACGAGCTTCGTGATCGCGCACCGGCTGTCCACGATCCGCGACGCGGACCTGATCCTGGTGATGGAGTCCGGCCGGATCGTCGAGCAGGGCACGCACGAGCAGTTGCTGGAGCGGGAAGGCGCGTACCACCGGCTGTACTCGGCACAGTTCGCGGCACCGGTGGAGTAA
- a CDS encoding DUF397 domain-containing protein: protein MAPHSWRTSSFSSNGTDCVEVSWRKASFSSNGSDCVEVSWRKASFSSNGTACVEVAHDLAAVRDSKNPEGPTLRVDLRRFVTAIRDGQLDR from the coding sequence ATGGCCCCTCACTCGTGGCGGACGTCAAGCTTCAGCAGCAACGGTACGGACTGCGTCGAGGTGTCGTGGCGCAAGGCAAGCTTCAGCAGCAACGGCTCGGACTGCGTCGAGGTGTCGTGGCGGAAAGCGAGCTTCAGCAGCAACGGCACGGCCTGCGTTGAGGTGGCTCACGATCTCGCCGCCGTGCGGGACTCCAAGAACCCCGAAGGGCCGACTCTGCGAGTCGACCTTCGCAGGTTCGTGACCGCCATCCGGGACGGGCAGCTCGACCGTTAG
- a CDS encoding helix-turn-helix domain-containing protein codes for MAERNDPPALRWLIGVELTNYRKASGVSQAAAAKAIGLSPGMIGHYEVGKYFPAPEQVARLLEVYGAPRHDIDRLSALAGRSDQGSWLARWNDVIPDWLRTYVGLEGLASHVVTYTPLVLPALVQTREYAAGVTSPSARVRPDQQERMVALRMERQQRLFAEDLPLQLTAMIEESILDRPIGGDNAREVMAEQLSHLNNLARRDNVEILVLPTAVGRHDGLEGRFTVLHFLNAEGGKQAQSIGYVEIPDDSVYVQDQHQVEKYTMSAQLLRSVALSQAQSVKAIKARLAALG; via the coding sequence GTGGCGGAAAGAAACGACCCTCCGGCTCTGCGCTGGCTGATCGGCGTCGAGCTGACCAACTACCGCAAGGCATCCGGCGTGTCACAGGCCGCGGCCGCCAAGGCGATCGGGCTGTCGCCCGGCATGATCGGCCACTACGAGGTCGGCAAGTACTTCCCGGCTCCGGAGCAGGTCGCCCGTCTGCTGGAGGTGTACGGCGCGCCACGCCACGACATCGACCGGCTGTCCGCCCTCGCAGGCCGGTCGGACCAGGGCAGTTGGCTGGCGCGCTGGAACGACGTGATCCCGGACTGGCTCAGGACCTATGTCGGCCTCGAAGGCCTGGCCTCGCACGTGGTCACCTACACGCCATTGGTGTTGCCTGCCCTTGTGCAGACCAGGGAGTACGCGGCCGGGGTCACCTCACCGAGCGCCCGGGTCCGGCCCGACCAGCAGGAGCGAATGGTGGCTCTGCGGATGGAGCGCCAGCAACGGCTGTTCGCCGAGGATCTGCCACTCCAGCTCACTGCCATGATCGAGGAGTCGATCCTGGATCGGCCGATCGGCGGCGACAACGCCCGTGAGGTCATGGCCGAGCAGCTCAGCCACCTGAACAACCTGGCCAGGCGGGACAACGTGGAGATCCTCGTCCTGCCGACCGCAGTCGGCCGCCACGACGGCCTTGAGGGCCGGTTCACCGTGCTGCACTTCCTAAACGCGGAAGGTGGCAAGCAGGCGCAGTCCATCGGCTACGTGGAAATCCCCGATGACTCCGTCTACGTACAGGATCAGCACCAGGTTGAGAAGTACACTATGAGCGCGCAACTCCTGCGCTCCGTGGCGCTGTCCCAGGCACAGTCGGTCAAGGCGATCAAGGCCCGGTTGGCGGCGCTCGGCTGA
- a CDS encoding SDR family NAD(P)-dependent oxidoreductase — MTVALITGAGGGLGRAMALRLARDGYAIAVLDVDPRTAAQTAAEVTQAGGTASPFVADLRDARSIEDTFGAVRSQLGTIDVLVNNAAIFPKRPFDSVTLAEYDEVHAVNQRSYWYTSQLAARQMPRTGGRIVNIASMTMHGGWSELAAYVATKGAVAALTKALARELGPREIRVNCVSPGAFPTAGEAIHPDPVAYNAFVLENQALARRGTPAELAAVVSFLVGPDSSFVTGQTIEVNGGWFMA; from the coding sequence ATGACAGTCGCGTTGATCACCGGGGCAGGCGGCGGACTGGGCCGCGCGATGGCGCTGCGGCTGGCCCGTGACGGCTACGCGATCGCCGTACTGGACGTCGATCCCCGCACAGCCGCCCAGACGGCCGCCGAAGTGACGCAGGCAGGCGGCACCGCGTCGCCGTTCGTGGCGGACCTGCGAGACGCCCGGTCCATTGAGGACACGTTCGGCGCCGTCCGCTCGCAGCTCGGCACGATCGACGTCCTCGTCAACAACGCCGCCATCTTCCCCAAGCGCCCGTTCGACTCGGTGACGCTGGCCGAGTACGACGAAGTGCACGCGGTGAACCAGCGCTCCTATTGGTACACGTCACAACTGGCCGCGAGGCAGATGCCGCGGACCGGCGGCCGGATCGTCAACATCGCCTCCATGACGATGCACGGCGGCTGGTCCGAACTGGCCGCCTACGTCGCCACCAAGGGCGCCGTCGCCGCGCTGACCAAGGCGCTCGCCCGTGAACTGGGTCCACGCGAGATCCGGGTCAACTGCGTGTCACCGGGGGCGTTCCCGACCGCGGGCGAGGCCATCCACCCGGATCCCGTGGCGTACAACGCTTTTGTTCTGGAGAACCAGGCCCTCGCCCGCCGTGGCACACCGGCGGAGCTGGCCGCGGTGGTGTCGTTCCTCGTCGGCCCGGACTCGTCGTTCGTGACCGGTCAGACGATCGAGGTCAACGGCGGCTGGTTCATGGCTTAG
- a CDS encoding LVIVD repeat-containing protein, protein MKVLATLAASLLVALTVQGTSTAEVAKPQGAEKPRLAPAAKNVKLRSTLPETERAISIAFAEYGRKDVAFVSGEFGLKTFDVTDVDKPKLLDHLTKQEMALPGDDPSQRFWENEDINVDPVRKIAFLAREVNSFGRALPGDRPTGNYIVSAVDPADLKILTFHRQNTGHTTTCINDCQFLWTAGRDRSTANEGRIFVTDIRDPRNPKESPLGIDTRGIGKITHDVQVDAQGIAWVAGDDATRGYWTEGWHRDPLTGKFRKATALDPIPYAGGGVPQIDMPTRFTHNSFRPAGRTLHDGPRPTRENPAGSLLLHTEEAFGSSTCKDQGRFVISSLKGTENGEGWGATPKEMKTVGVWSPDDKEGTIPGDVTCSAHYFDVQKRIVAYSWYEQGTRFLDISNPAKPIQIGYWRPDAAISWAPYWHKGNAFVADLSRGVEIVSLTKGAYDAQDSGTNVQLVTNGPVKVQVGPGGGRERLPLVPHPDYGYACPMVAARGGDCGPGSVSCC, encoded by the coding sequence ATGAAAGTTCTCGCAACGTTGGCAGCAAGCCTGTTGGTGGCCTTGACGGTGCAGGGCACCTCGACGGCCGAGGTGGCCAAGCCGCAGGGGGCCGAGAAGCCACGCCTCGCGCCCGCGGCGAAGAATGTCAAGCTGCGCAGCACGCTTCCGGAGACCGAGCGGGCGATCTCGATCGCGTTCGCCGAGTACGGCCGCAAGGACGTCGCGTTCGTCAGCGGCGAGTTCGGGCTCAAGACGTTCGACGTGACCGACGTCGACAAGCCGAAACTGCTCGACCACCTGACCAAGCAGGAGATGGCGCTGCCCGGCGACGACCCGTCGCAGCGCTTCTGGGAGAACGAGGACATCAACGTCGACCCGGTTCGCAAGATCGCGTTCCTGGCGCGTGAGGTGAACTCGTTCGGTCGCGCGTTGCCGGGCGACCGGCCGACGGGCAACTACATCGTGTCCGCGGTCGACCCGGCGGACCTGAAGATCCTCACGTTCCACCGGCAGAACACCGGGCACACGACCACGTGCATCAACGACTGCCAGTTCCTCTGGACGGCCGGGCGCGACCGGTCCACCGCCAACGAGGGCCGGATCTTCGTCACCGACATCCGCGACCCGCGCAACCCCAAGGAATCACCGCTCGGCATCGACACCCGCGGCATCGGCAAGATCACGCACGACGTGCAGGTCGACGCCCAGGGCATCGCCTGGGTGGCCGGTGACGACGCCACTCGCGGCTACTGGACCGAAGGCTGGCACCGTGACCCGCTGACCGGCAAGTTCCGCAAGGCGACCGCGCTGGACCCGATCCCGTACGCGGGCGGTGGCGTGCCGCAGATCGACATGCCGACGCGCTTCACGCACAACTCGTTCCGCCCGGCCGGCCGGACCCTGCACGACGGCCCCAGGCCGACGCGCGAGAACCCGGCGGGCAGCCTGCTGCTGCACACCGAGGAGGCGTTCGGCTCGTCGACGTGCAAGGACCAGGGGCGGTTCGTCATCTCGTCGCTGAAGGGCACCGAGAACGGCGAGGGCTGGGGCGCGACGCCGAAGGAGATGAAGACCGTCGGCGTGTGGAGCCCGGACGACAAGGAAGGCACCATCCCGGGTGACGTCACGTGTTCCGCGCACTACTTCGACGTGCAGAAGCGGATCGTCGCCTACTCGTGGTACGAGCAGGGCACCCGGTTCCTGGACATCTCCAACCCGGCCAAGCCGATCCAGATCGGCTACTGGCGGCCGGACGCGGCGATCTCGTGGGCGCCGTACTGGCACAAGGGCAACGCGTTCGTGGCGGACCTGTCGCGTGGCGTGGAGATCGTGTCGCTGACCAAGGGCGCCTACGACGCGCAGGACAGCGGGACCAACGTCCAGCTCGTCACCAACGGCCCGGTGAAGGTCCAGGTCGGCCCGGGCGGTGGCCGGGAGCGTCTGCCGCTTGTCCCCCACCCCGACTACGGCTACGCCTGCCCGATGGTCGCCGCCCGCGGTGGCGACTGCGGGCCGGGTAGCGTCAGCTGCTGCTGA